The proteins below come from a single Erysipelothrix piscisicarius genomic window:
- the ychF gene encoding redox-regulated ATPase YchF, which translates to MALTAGIVGLPNVGKSTVFNAITKSQVEAANYPFATIAPNVGVVKVNDPRLDTIQKFIESKKIIPTTFEFTDIAGLVKGASKGEGLGNQFLSNIREVDAIVHVVRCFENSDIVHEHGVVGDPISDIEIIEIELMLADLQSVENRISRVGRKAKSNDKEAMAEMKLLDRAKETLENNRPLSDLNLSEDDEKLARTFHFLTIKPVIYVANIDEDSLMDIESNEMYQKVKAYAEARSCRVIPVCAKVEEDLSSLEDDEKAAFLADLGVQESGLDVLVRNSYEILNLRTFFTAGPQEIRAWTFVNGMKAPQCAGVIHTDFEKGFIRSETYNVEDLEAFGSEQAIKEAGKMRSEGKDYVMKDGDIVHFRFNN; encoded by the coding sequence ATGGCATTAACAGCAGGAATTGTTGGATTACCAAACGTGGGTAAATCCACAGTATTTAACGCAATCACGAAATCACAGGTTGAAGCAGCAAACTATCCATTTGCGACGATTGCACCAAACGTAGGTGTTGTAAAGGTAAACGATCCACGACTCGACACAATTCAAAAATTTATTGAGTCTAAGAAGATTATTCCCACAACGTTTGAGTTTACGGATATTGCAGGACTTGTAAAGGGTGCATCAAAAGGTGAAGGTTTAGGGAACCAATTCCTATCAAACATTCGTGAAGTGGATGCCATCGTGCATGTTGTACGTTGTTTTGAGAATTCAGATATTGTGCATGAACATGGTGTTGTTGGTGATCCAATCTCTGATATTGAAATTATTGAAATTGAACTCATGCTTGCGGATTTACAAAGTGTAGAGAACCGAATTTCACGTGTAGGACGTAAAGCAAAATCGAATGATAAAGAAGCAATGGCAGAAATGAAGTTATTAGATCGTGCAAAGGAAACGCTTGAAAATAACCGTCCATTAAGCGATCTCAATTTGTCAGAAGATGATGAAAAACTTGCTCGTACGTTCCATTTCCTAACTATTAAACCTGTTATTTATGTAGCGAATATCGATGAAGACAGTCTTATGGATATTGAAAGTAACGAAATGTACCAAAAGGTTAAAGCGTATGCAGAAGCGCGATCATGTCGTGTGATTCCTGTATGTGCAAAAGTTGAAGAAGATTTATCAAGTCTTGAAGATGATGAAAAAGCAGCATTCTTGGCCGATTTAGGGGTTCAAGAAAGTGGATTGGATGTATTAGTTCGTAATAGCTATGAAATCTTAAACTTACGCACTTTCTTTACTGCGGGTCCACAAGAAATTCGTGCATGGACTTTTGTGAATGGCATGAAGGCACCACAATGTGCTGGGGTGATTCATACAGACTTTGAAAAAGGATTTATCCGATCCGAAACGTATAATGTGGAAGATTTGGAAGCGTTTGGAAGTGAACAAGCAATTAAAGAAGCAGGAAAAATGCGCTCTGAAGGAAAAGATTACGTCATGAAAGATGGCGACATCGTACACTTTAGATTTAATAATTAA
- a CDS encoding cyclic-di-AMP receptor encodes MKLVLAIVSNDDSTVVSNALNKENYQVTRLATTGGFLRAGNTTLIIGVDDDRVEGCLEIIGNECSKRTEVVPSTASYDIGRYASFPVEVQVGGATVFVMDVEQFHKL; translated from the coding sequence ATGAAATTAGTATTAGCTATTGTTTCAAATGATGACAGTACTGTAGTTTCAAATGCTTTGAATAAAGAAAACTATCAAGTTACACGTCTCGCTACAACAGGTGGATTCTTACGAGCAGGAAATACAACACTTATTATTGGTGTTGATGATGATCGCGTCGAAGGATGTTTGGAAATCATTGGTAATGAATGTAGTAAACGTACGGAAGTTGTACCATCTACAGCCTCATATGATATCGGACGTTACGCATCATTCCCTGTGGAAGTTCAAGTTGGTGGCGCAACCGTGTTCGTCATGGATGTAGAGCAATTCCATAAACTTTAA
- a CDS encoding thermostable hemolysin delta-VPH, which produces MAYFNYHAKAKQLIADGHLTHFEIVDNWNGIKPALVLYFDNNRPMPIREYRWPEYFELI; this is translated from the coding sequence ATGGCTTATTTTAATTATCATGCGAAAGCAAAACAACTTATCGCCGATGGGCATCTCACTCATTTTGAAATTGTGGATAACTGGAATGGCATTAAGCCTGCGCTTGTCCTCTATTTTGATAATAATCGGCCCATGCCCATTCGGGAATATCGCTGGCCAGAATATTTTGAATTAATTTAA
- a CDS encoding VOC family protein: MKLTPNLMVTNVKESILFYQTVLEMNVYDQVDTDSVPIFAILGRGETTLMLEEKNTLIEEYPTLHTDSINPSLTLFIKVDDVEAEYKRLKTHPNLIKTLHKTFYDTWEFALTDPDGVVITFAGGSYETGKN, from the coding sequence ATGAAACTGACACCAAATCTAATGGTTACGAATGTGAAAGAAAGTATTTTGTTTTACCAAACCGTTTTAGAGATGAATGTTTATGATCAAGTGGATACGGATTCAGTCCCGATCTTCGCGATTCTTGGTCGCGGCGAAACAACATTAATGCTTGAAGAAAAAAATACATTGATTGAAGAATATCCAACACTTCATACAGATTCGATTAATCCTTCTTTAACACTTTTTATTAAAGTCGATGATGTAGAGGCGGAATACAAACGGCTCAAAACACATCCAAATTTAATAAAGACACTCCATAAAACATTTTATGATACATGGGAATTTGCGTTAACAGATCCTGATGGTGTCGTCATTACCTTTGCCGGAGGTTCCTATGAAACCGGAAAAAATTAA
- a CDS encoding MmcQ/YjbR family DNA-binding protein — MKPEKIKDVCLQNKGTVYDFKDEWNAERALVGGKMYMMMGTNKEGNSIVTVKAEPSEGARYREMYPGVITEGYYMNKVHWISIRMDKDVDEPLIETLINESYELIFKSLTKKIQSEIK, encoded by the coding sequence ATGAAACCGGAAAAAATTAAAGACGTATGCCTTCAAAATAAAGGAACGGTGTATGACTTTAAAGATGAGTGGAATGCGGAACGCGCTCTTGTAGGTGGGAAAATGTATATGATGATGGGAACCAATAAAGAGGGAAATTCAATTGTAACGGTGAAAGCGGAACCCAGTGAAGGGGCACGCTATCGTGAAATGTATCCAGGAGTCATCACTGAAGGTTACTATATGAATAAAGTTCATTGGATTTCAATTCGTATGGATAAGGATGTGGATGAACCACTCATTGAAACACTTATTAACGAGTCGTATGAACTTATCTTTAAGAGTCTAACTAAGAAAATACAAAGTGAGATAAAATAA
- a CDS encoding hydroxymethylglutaryl-CoA synthase, whose translation MEIGLDKIGFYAPLTYIDMADLAQARGIDPNKYILGLGQDLQAVCPLSQDTVTLGANAASKILDDADKEAIDLVILATESGIDQSKAGATSIHTLLGINPFARCIEIKQACYGATAGLQLAKGHIALNPNKKVLVIASDISRYGLNTGGEATQGVGSVAMLVSAHPKIMTLEADASYFSDDIWDFWRPNYSDVAFVDGKYSNEQYQRLFTTVYEDYLNKTDQNLEDFKAICFHIPYTKLGLKTLKLIADEATHPALFENFKTSTLYNRQVGNIYTGSLYLSLLSLLEQGSLNAGDRIGLYSYGSGAVGEFFSGILQPNYKKHLCMTHQDDLDQRTKLSIPDYEKQFESRLVTDGSHQLLEGDASKYSLESIFEHRRYYKTK comes from the coding sequence ATGGAAATTGGACTTGATAAAATAGGGTTTTATGCCCCATTAACGTATATTGATATGGCGGATCTCGCGCAAGCACGCGGGATTGATCCAAACAAATATATTCTCGGACTTGGACAAGATCTACAAGCTGTCTGTCCACTATCACAGGATACCGTTACTTTGGGGGCGAATGCCGCTTCAAAAATATTAGATGATGCGGATAAAGAGGCCATCGACCTTGTGATTCTCGCTACAGAATCCGGTATTGACCAATCAAAAGCAGGCGCAACCTCAATTCATACATTATTGGGGATTAACCCTTTTGCCCGTTGTATTGAAATTAAACAAGCGTGCTATGGAGCAACTGCGGGTCTTCAACTTGCAAAAGGACATATCGCTTTAAATCCCAATAAAAAAGTTCTCGTAATCGCAAGTGACATTTCGCGATACGGCCTTAACACCGGAGGTGAAGCAACACAAGGTGTTGGATCAGTCGCAATGTTAGTCAGTGCACATCCAAAAATCATGACCCTTGAAGCAGATGCATCTTATTTTTCAGATGATATTTGGGATTTCTGGAGACCGAATTATAGTGATGTTGCTTTTGTAGATGGGAAGTACTCAAATGAGCAGTACCAACGTCTATTCACCACCGTATATGAAGATTATTTAAATAAAACAGATCAAAATCTTGAGGATTTCAAAGCAATCTGTTTCCATATTCCTTATACGAAACTTGGATTAAAAACACTCAAACTTATCGCAGATGAAGCAACACACCCTGCATTGTTTGAAAACTTTAAAACAAGTACACTCTACAATCGTCAAGTGGGTAATATTTATACCGGTTCGCTCTACTTAAGTTTACTTAGTCTCCTCGAACAAGGATCCTTAAATGCTGGAGATCGTATTGGTTTATACAGTTATGGTTCTGGTGCCGTGGGCGAGTTCTTCTCGGGGATCTTACAACCTAATTACAAAAAACACTTGTGCATGACACATCAAGATGACCTTGATCAGCGTACAAAGTTATCAATTCCTGATTATGAAAAACAATTTGAATCACGGTTGGTTACAGATGGCAGTCATCAATTGCTTGAAGGTGATGCTTCGAAATATTCACTCGAGTCAATTTTCGAACACCGACGTTATTACAAAACAAAATAA
- a CDS encoding acetyl-CoA C-acetyltransferase yields MRDVVIVSAARTAIGKFGGSFLKTSAVELGTAVIKEAIHRAKISPEDVEYVVMGNVIQTGLGQNPARQASVFSGIPYSTPAMTINEMCGSGMKSIHLGMQSIMLGEKDVVVVGGFENMSQAPHIIKNGRFGSKFQNLETEDTIQKDGFVDAFTNELMGVTAETVAEQFHISREDQDAFALESQIRATRALEAGLFKDEIVPVNNGRELIDTDEFIRTNSTLKGLQRLKPSFKLDGTVTAGNASGVNDGAAALILMSREKAEAMDLEIIATIKGFSEVGVEPEIMGYAPYYAVKSLVEKTNTDLNTVDRFELNEAFASQSLAVCRDLNLDLDKVNVNGGAISIGHPIGASGARIMVTLIYELIHSNTKRGIASLCIGGGMGVAMMIEREEPTK; encoded by the coding sequence TTGCGAGACGTAGTTATAGTCAGTGCTGCGCGCACTGCGATAGGTAAATTCGGGGGAAGCTTCTTGAAGACTTCAGCGGTAGAATTAGGGACTGCAGTAATTAAAGAAGCGATTCATCGTGCAAAGATTTCGCCGGAAGATGTTGAATACGTAGTAATGGGTAATGTCATCCAAACTGGATTGGGACAAAACCCTGCACGACAAGCATCGGTGTTTTCTGGAATTCCATATTCAACACCTGCCATGACCATCAATGAGATGTGTGGATCGGGGATGAAGTCAATTCATCTTGGAATGCAATCCATTATGCTTGGTGAAAAGGATGTTGTAGTTGTGGGTGGTTTTGAGAATATGTCACAAGCGCCTCATATAATAAAAAATGGTCGCTTTGGTTCGAAATTTCAAAACTTAGAGACAGAAGATACAATTCAAAAAGATGGTTTTGTTGATGCGTTTACCAATGAGTTGATGGGTGTGACAGCAGAAACGGTTGCTGAACAGTTTCATATATCGCGTGAGGATCAAGATGCATTTGCATTAGAATCTCAAATACGTGCAACGCGTGCACTTGAGGCGGGACTGTTTAAAGATGAAATTGTTCCTGTTAATAACGGACGTGAACTTATTGATACGGATGAGTTTATCCGAACAAATTCAACCCTGAAAGGACTCCAACGATTAAAACCTAGTTTTAAATTAGACGGAACGGTTACTGCTGGAAATGCATCCGGGGTTAATGATGGTGCTGCTGCACTGATTTTAATGAGCCGTGAAAAGGCTGAAGCGATGGATTTAGAGATAATTGCGACAATTAAAGGTTTCTCAGAAGTTGGGGTTGAACCCGAAATCATGGGATACGCACCTTACTATGCTGTAAAATCTTTAGTTGAGAAAACAAATACTGATTTAAATACCGTTGATCGTTTTGAATTAAACGAAGCATTTGCTTCACAATCCTTAGCGGTTTGTCGTGACTTAAATTTAGATTTAGATAAAGTGAATGTTAATGGGGGTGCGATTTCAATTGGTCATCCAATTGGTGCATCGGGCGCGCGTATTATGGTTACTTTAATCTATGAATTAATTCATTCAAATACAAAACGAGGAATTGCATCGTTATGTATTGGTGGCGGCATGGGTGTCGCAATGATGATTGAACGTGAAGAACCTACTAAGTAG
- the gltX gene encoding glutamate--tRNA ligase: MKKVRVRYAPSPTGFLHIGNARTALFDYLVAKHHGGDFVLRIEDTDIERNVEGGEESQLYFLNWLGIVPDESPDKPKPEYAPYRQMERLEIYNEYVEKLLASGDAYKCYCTTEELDEDYKRQVAAGHQSTRYSRTCLHLDDETKQRYETEQRPYSVRLRVPTDATYTFNDMVRGEISFESKDIGDWVIVKSNGIPTYNFAVVIDDHLMEISHVFRGEEHISNTPKQMMLYEMFGWDIPLFGHMTLIVNENGKKLSKRDNSVMQYISQYKDQGYLPEAMFNFMALLGWSPKGEKELFTHEELIAEFSEDRLSKAPSMFDVTKLTWMNHQYLKEKEDGEWLSFVRPFAEAAHDLTNKDEAWIEKCLLLFKEQLQYGAEIGSLIEPYFVEPELTDSEKEVLEWETTPVVAQAFLNNLPESWDVDSLKEAFNAAKTESGLKGKPLFMGLRVSATHQTHGPDLMSALYLLGRDVVEKRLNEYINKI; this comes from the coding sequence ATGAAAAAAGTTAGAGTTAGATATGCACCAAGTCCAACAGGATTTCTTCATATCGGTAACGCACGTACAGCGTTATTTGATTATTTAGTGGCAAAACATCACGGTGGTGATTTTGTCCTACGTATTGAGGATACAGACATTGAACGTAATGTTGAGGGCGGTGAGGAATCACAACTTTATTTCTTAAACTGGTTAGGGATTGTACCTGATGAATCTCCAGACAAACCAAAACCAGAATATGCTCCATATCGTCAAATGGAACGTTTAGAAATTTATAATGAATATGTGGAAAAGTTATTAGCGAGCGGTGATGCTTACAAGTGTTACTGTACTACGGAAGAACTTGATGAAGATTATAAGCGTCAAGTTGCGGCAGGACACCAATCAACACGCTACAGCCGTACGTGTCTTCACCTTGATGATGAAACCAAACAACGTTATGAAACAGAACAACGTCCTTACTCTGTAAGGTTGCGCGTTCCAACGGATGCGACATATACTTTTAATGATATGGTTCGTGGTGAAATCTCATTTGAGTCAAAAGATATCGGTGACTGGGTTATTGTGAAGTCAAATGGTATTCCTACCTATAACTTTGCGGTTGTTATTGATGATCACTTGATGGAAATCTCCCATGTATTCCGTGGTGAAGAGCACATTTCAAATACACCAAAACAAATGATGTTATATGAAATGTTTGGATGGGATATTCCGCTATTTGGACATATGACTTTAATCGTTAATGAAAACGGTAAGAAGTTATCCAAACGTGATAATTCAGTTATGCAATACATCAGTCAATATAAAGATCAAGGGTATCTTCCTGAAGCAATGTTTAACTTTATGGCACTGCTTGGTTGGTCACCAAAGGGAGAAAAAGAACTCTTTACACATGAAGAACTCATTGCAGAATTTAGTGAGGATCGTTTATCAAAAGCGCCATCCATGTTTGATGTTACAAAACTTACTTGGATGAATCATCAATACTTAAAAGAAAAAGAAGATGGTGAATGGCTAAGCTTTGTGAGACCATTTGCGGAAGCAGCACACGATCTTACAAACAAAGACGAAGCGTGGATTGAAAAGTGTTTACTTCTCTTTAAAGAACAATTGCAATATGGTGCAGAAATCGGTTCATTAATCGAACCCTACTTTGTTGAACCAGAATTAACCGATTCAGAAAAAGAAGTTTTAGAGTGGGAAACAACACCTGTGGTTGCACAAGCATTCTTGAATAATTTACCAGAATCATGGGATGTGGATTCACTGAAAGAAGCATTTAATGCTGCGAAAACTGAATCTGGACTTAAAGGAAAACCGTTATTTATGGGATTACGTGTTAGTGCAACGCATCAAACACATGGACCTGATTTAATGAGTGCGTTATATCTTTTAGGTCGAGACGTTGTTGAAAAACGTTTAAATGAATACATCAATAAAATTTAA
- a CDS encoding HD domain-containing protein, which translates to MNTSIKFKPTSEHKVLRDPVHGYIHVHHQVIWDLINSPEFQRLRRIHQLGGTNQVYHGAEHSRFSHSVGVYEVVRLMIENVNGLSDTLSDLEHIALLCAGLLHDVGHGPFSHAFESVTSVNHEKFTDRIILEDTQVHKILVEAHPELPQLVADIIAHRHSRKLLTQIISSQLDADRMDYLLRDSYFTGVSYGEFDLSRILRTLIVIDDKLVVKESGIHAVEDYIMARYQMYWQVYLHPTSRSFEMILFAIFERMKDLVHEGKALGNELSFFKPFVSGGEISTQEHFELDESTCYAGFMSLTKSKDPILKDLALRLLNRKLFKYEDLESSQQFDAIKERVQSAGFDNRYYVISDQQSQILYSPYVENGEEGLWVVLKNGTLVELTSASSIVRGFATGEKKQDEKIFYPEEV; encoded by the coding sequence ATGAATACATCAATAAAATTTAAACCAACTTCCGAGCACAAGGTCTTACGAGATCCTGTGCACGGATACATTCATGTACATCATCAAGTTATTTGGGATCTGATTAACTCACCAGAATTTCAAAGACTAAGACGCATCCATCAATTAGGTGGAACAAATCAAGTTTATCATGGCGCAGAACATTCGCGTTTCTCTCATTCAGTTGGAGTATACGAAGTGGTTCGCTTAATGATTGAAAATGTGAACGGATTGTCGGATACACTTTCAGATTTGGAACATATTGCATTATTATGTGCCGGTTTGCTTCATGATGTGGGTCATGGCCCTTTTTCTCATGCTTTCGAATCTGTGACATCGGTTAATCACGAAAAGTTTACGGATCGAATTATTCTAGAGGACACACAGGTTCATAAGATTCTTGTTGAGGCGCATCCAGAGTTGCCGCAACTGGTTGCAGATATTATCGCGCACCGTCATTCGCGCAAACTCTTGACACAAATTATTTCAAGTCAATTGGATGCAGATCGCATGGATTATCTCCTGCGTGATTCATACTTTACGGGTGTTAGTTATGGTGAATTTGATTTATCTCGTATTTTAAGAACACTTATTGTAATTGATGATAAGCTTGTGGTAAAAGAGAGTGGAATTCATGCGGTTGAAGACTATATTATGGCTCGCTATCAGATGTACTGGCAGGTCTACCTTCATCCAACGTCACGAAGTTTTGAGATGATTCTTTTCGCAATTTTTGAACGAATGAAAGATTTGGTTCATGAGGGTAAAGCATTAGGGAATGAGTTATCGTTTTTCAAACCCTTTGTTTCGGGGGGGGAAATTAGTACTCAAGAACATTTTGAATTGGATGAATCGACCTGCTATGCCGGATTTATGTCCTTAACGAAATCTAAAGATCCCATCCTAAAAGACTTAGCGTTACGTCTTTTAAATCGTAAACTCTTTAAATATGAAGATCTCGAGTCTTCACAACAATTTGATGCGATTAAAGAACGGGTACAAAGTGCCGGTTTTGATAATCGCTACTATGTTATTAGTGATCAACAATCGCAAATCCTTTATTCACCTTATGTTGAAAATGGTGAAGAGGGGTTATGGGTTGTCCTAAAAAACGGTACACTTGTAGAATTAACCAGCGCATCCTCAATCGTTCGGGGATTCGCGACGGGTGAAAAGAAACAGGACGAAAAGATTTTCTACCCTGAGGAGGTATAA
- a CDS encoding aminopeptidase P family protein: MKKQTYINIREKVMNELPEKTVTFLFSGCGVRRSADAEYPFSANRNFYYVTGIEEPEAVVVFEKETNHEILFLREINPDMEKWVGYFMTKEEAQTISGIEDVRYFNEFDAYVTSVLDSGLSIGVDMDHDTIGDVEHSSGLVFADAVGEENVVDIFECLVRCRQMKHPEEVEAIRHAIDVTDHAIKAMVEEMKPGANENDMAARFLYEGNKAHGDLMFDTICASGKNATVLHYISNNQPLNDGELVLLDLGIRVNGYGADISRTFPINGTFTPRQKEVYQEVLNTFHIINESVKPGISIMELNEISKETLGQSCIKLGLIDNIEEVGRYYYHSIGHSLGLDTHDVWIDRGQPLVPGNVITNEPGLYIAEEGIGIRIETDLLVTENGCEDLAPQIMREISEIEAYFVK, translated from the coding sequence ATGAAAAAACAAACATATATCAATATTCGTGAAAAGGTGATGAATGAATTGCCTGAAAAGACAGTTACGTTTTTATTCAGCGGATGCGGCGTTCGTCGTTCAGCAGATGCGGAATACCCTTTCTCAGCGAATCGAAACTTTTATTATGTAACCGGTATTGAAGAACCTGAAGCGGTTGTTGTTTTTGAAAAAGAAACAAATCATGAAATCCTATTTTTACGTGAAATTAATCCAGACATGGAAAAATGGGTAGGATATTTTATGACAAAAGAAGAAGCGCAAACAATTTCGGGGATTGAAGATGTCCGTTACTTTAATGAATTTGATGCGTATGTAACATCAGTTTTAGATTCAGGACTCTCAATTGGAGTTGATATGGATCACGATACCATTGGCGATGTTGAACATTCATCCGGTCTTGTCTTTGCGGATGCGGTAGGCGAAGAAAATGTTGTGGATATTTTTGAATGTCTTGTACGTTGTCGCCAAATGAAACATCCTGAAGAAGTGGAAGCCATTCGTCACGCGATTGATGTAACGGATCATGCAATCAAAGCAATGGTAGAAGAAATGAAACCAGGTGCCAATGAAAATGACATGGCTGCGCGCTTTTTATATGAAGGCAATAAGGCCCACGGCGATTTAATGTTTGACACAATTTGCGCAAGTGGTAAGAATGCGACCGTGCTTCATTACATTTCAAACAATCAACCGTTAAATGATGGCGAACTTGTTTTACTTGACTTAGGCATTCGTGTTAATGGTTATGGTGCCGATATTTCTCGTACGTTCCCAATCAATGGAACGTTTACACCACGCCAAAAAGAAGTTTATCAAGAAGTCTTGAATACGTTCCACATCATTAATGAATCGGTTAAACCTGGTATTTCAATTATGGAATTAAATGAAATCTCAAAAGAAACATTAGGACAATCATGTATTAAACTCGGACTAATCGATAATATTGAGGAAGTAGGGCGTTACTACTATCACAGTATTGGTCATTCACTTGGTTTGGACACACATGATGTTTGGATTGATCGTGGCCAACCCTTAGTACCGGGTAATGTTATTACAAATGAACCGGGCCTCTATATCGCTGAAGAAGGTATTGGAATTCGCATTGAAACAGACCTACTTGTAACGGAAAATGGATGTGAAGATTTAGCCCCACAAATCATGCGAGAAATAAGTGAAATCGAAGCGTATTTTGTGAAGTAA
- a CDS encoding DUF1934 family protein, with protein sequence MKYVRGISIKTKVTIKQKSRDESIHHTDTQADLINYGPYQRIMYDEEDAYVILDFTNDEVSFKRQGEWLTQGVFCKGEQTELLVSSAQGIIVFEVEVETLEIRSGLLYMRYHLKQAGSHVDTLEFECRWEPEV encoded by the coding sequence GTGAAATACGTAAGGGGGATCTCCATTAAAACTAAAGTCACTATTAAGCAAAAGTCTCGTGATGAATCCATTCATCACACCGATACCCAAGCCGATCTCATAAACTATGGACCGTATCAACGCATAATGTATGACGAAGAAGATGCATATGTTATTCTTGATTTCACCAATGATGAAGTATCATTTAAGCGGCAAGGGGAATGGTTAACACAAGGTGTTTTCTGTAAAGGCGAACAAACAGAGTTGCTCGTCTCAAGCGCACAGGGAATTATCGTGTTCGAGGTTGAAGTAGAAACATTAGAAATTAGAAGTGGTCTTCTTTATATGAGGTATCATTTGAAGCAAGCTGGGTCACACGTTGATACGCTTGAATTCGAATGTAGGTGGGAACCGGAGGTATAA
- the rpoE gene encoding DNA-directed RNA polymerase subunit delta, whose product MSSKSLSDIAYEKLKRKRKEIVFSKLWKEVAEEVNFSEEISKRKVASFYNAMMMDSRFISLEGNKWDLRERHTLESLQIDPDLLDTYDDYDEDCEEFEIVPSIEEE is encoded by the coding sequence ATGTCATCAAAATCATTAAGTGATATTGCATATGAAAAATTAAAACGAAAACGTAAGGAAATTGTATTTAGTAAATTATGGAAAGAAGTCGCTGAAGAAGTGAATTTTTCTGAGGAAATTTCAAAACGAAAAGTGGCATCATTCTATAATGCAATGATGATGGATTCACGATTTATCTCATTAGAAGGAAATAAATGGGATTTACGCGAACGTCATACTTTAGAAAGTTTACAAATCGACCCTGATTTATTAGATACTTATGACGATTATGATGAAGATTGCGAAGAATTTGAGATTGTTCCAAGCATTGAAGAAGAATAA